In Hippoglossus stenolepis isolate QCI-W04-F060 chromosome 21, HSTE1.2, whole genome shotgun sequence, one DNA window encodes the following:
- the LOC118100793 gene encoding 5'(3')-deoxyribonucleotidase, mitochondrial translates to MMLLSATTRLLGRGKTLLPDPVRRICVEMSTSSLAGKRLRVLVDMDGVLADFEGGFLKKYRARYPGEPHITLEDRRGFWVSAQYGQLRSDLCEKAISIWESKDFFIELEPLPGGLEAVKEMARMDNTDVFICTSPIKHYKHCPYEKYAWVEKHLGHDFLEQVILTRDKTLISGDILIDDKPDILGVESKPMWQHILFTACHNKHQSLSPSQRRLLSWSDDWRAILDSKRQ, encoded by the exons ATGATGCTGCTCTCCGCCACAACACGCCTTCTCGGAAGAGGGAAGACTTTGCTCCCTGACCCCGTGAGGAGGATCTGCGTAGAAATGTCGACCTCCTCCCTGGCCGGCAAGCGACTGCGGGTCCTGGTCGACATGGACGGGGTGCTGGCAGACTTCGAGGGCGGGTTCCTGAAGAAGTACCGGGCGAGGTACCCGGGCGAGCCTCACATCACCCTGGAGGACAGGAGGGGGTTCTGGGTGTCAGCGCAGTACGGGCAGCTGAGGAGCGACCTGTGT GAAAAAGCCATCAGCATCTGGGAGTCCAAAGACTTCTTCATAGAGCTGGAGCCGCTGCCGGGAGGATTGGAAGCCGTCAAGGAGATGGCCAGGATGGATAA cacagatgTCTTTATTTGCACCAGCCCTATAAAGCATTACAAACACTGCCCATATGAGAAG tatGCTTGGGTAGAGAAGCATTTGGGCCATGACTTTCTGGAGCAGGTCATCTTGACCAGGGACAAGACATTAATCAGCGGTGACATCCTCATAGATGACAAGCCTGATATTCTTG GCGTGGAGTCCAAACCGATGTGGCAGCACATCCTGTTCACCGCCTGCCACAACAAGCATCAGTCCCTCAGCCCCTCCCAGAGACGCCTCCTGTCTTGGTCGGACGACTGGAGGGCCATCCTGGACAGCAAGAGGCAGTGA